CGCCGCGGTCAGCATCGACAACGCCCGCCGCTACACCCGCGAACACGCCATGGCCGTCACCCTGCAGCGCAGTCTGCTGCCGCGCGGGCTGCCCGAGCAGAACGCCGTGGAGGCCGCCTACCGCTATCTGCCCGCACAGGCCGGGCTCGGCGGGCTCGGCGGCGTCGGCGGCGACTGGTTCGACATCATCCCGCTGCCCGGCGCCCGGGTGGCGCTCGTCGTCGGCGATGTCGTGGGACACGGGCTGCACGCCGCCGCCACGATGGGCCGCCTGCGCACCGCCGTGCACAACTTCGCCAACCTGGACCTGCCGCCCGACGAGATCCTCTGGCATCTCGACGAACTCGTCACCCGTATCGACCAGGACGAGAGCGCCGAGGAGGCCGAGGGCTCGGTCACCGGAGCCACCTGCCTCTATGCGATCTACGACCCGGCGTCCGGGAACTGCACCATGGCGCGCGCCGGGCACGTCCAGCCCATGTTCGTGCTGCCGGACGGCACCGCGGAGGTCGCCGATGTGCCCGGCGGCCCGCCCCTGGGCCTGGGCGGTCTGCCGTTCGAGACCTGGCAGCGGCAACTGCCCGAGGAGAGCCGTCTGGTGCTCTTCACCGACGGGCTCGTCGAGGACCGGGACCGGGACCTCGACGAGGGCATGGCGCTGCTGAGCCGTACGCTGTCCGACCCGGCCGGCCGGACACCGGAAGAAACCTGCGAGGTGGTGCTCGACGCTCTGCTGCCGGAGCGCCCCAGCGATGACATCGCGCTGCTCGTGGCCCGCACGCGGGTGCTGGACACCGAGCACGTCGCCGACTGGGACGTGCCGCCCGACCCCTCGGCCGTGGCCCAGGTACGGGCCGCCGCGGTACGGAAGCTGATCGAATGGGGACTGGCGGAGGGGGCGTTCACCGCCGAGCTGATCCTCAGCGAGCTGGTCACCAACTCCATCCGGTACGCCGCGGGGCCCATCCGTGTACGGCTGATCCGCGACACCTCCCTGATCTGCGAGGTCTCCGACCGCAGCAGCACCTCTCCGCATCTGCGGCAGGCCGCCTCGATGGACGAGGGCGGCCGCGGCCTCTTCCTGGTCGCCCAGCTGGCGGAGCGCTGGGGGACCCGCTACACGAGCGGTGGCAAGGTCATCTGGACGGAACAGGCGCTCACCGGCCTCGATCTGGTCGCGGAGCGGACCGACGGCGGGGATGCTTGAGCAAAGGGGCGGACGAGTCCGGGGGCCCGAGTGAGTGCCTGAGGAGGCCGTGATGGATTACCCGCTGCTCAACGCCTTCTGGACCATGTGCCTGATCTTCCTGTGGGTCCTGTGGCTGATCCTGCTGTTCAGGATCATCGGTGACATCTTCCGCAGCCAAGACCTCGGCAACTGGGGCAAGACGGGGTGGCTGGTCCTGGTGATCGTGCTGCCATTCCTGGGCGTCTTCATCTATGTCATCGCGCGGGGCCACGGCATGAGTGAACGGGAGGTCGCGCAGGCCGAACGGCAGCAGAAGCAACTGCGGGCCTACCTCCGGGACACCGCCGCGACCGGCGACGAGGCGGGCGGGCATGCGGACGCCCTGGCGAAGCTCGCCGATCTGAAGAACCACGGCGACATCACGGAGGAGGAGTTCCAGAAGGCCAAGGCGAAGATCCTCGCCTGACCGTGGGCCCACGGCCCACGGCCCCGCCCCCGGCGGATGGCGCCCGCCGGGGCCTCCTCGGCCGGCTGCTCGACTGCTAACCTCGAATTGCGCGAAACACGCAACTTCAAGGGGTGTCCCGCGCAGGGCGCCCGGCAGGCGACGGCAGGCGGAGGCGGCAGCGAAGTGAGCAGTGGGGAACGCTCGGCCACCCGGCACCGACGCGAGCGGATGGTGGAACTCCTCGGCGCCGGCGACATCAGCGTGCACGATCTCGCCGCCGAGTTCGACGTCTCGCTGTCCACCGTCCGCCGGGACCTCGCCACCCTCGCCGCTCTCGGCCGGATCACCCGGACCTACGGCGGCGCGGTCGACCACCGGGCGGTGGAGCGCTCCTGGCACGACAAGGAAGGCGAACAGCGGGGCGAGAAGGACGCCATCGCCCGCACCGCCGCGGCGCTGGTCCGCCCCGGTGATGTCGTCCTCCTCGACGCGGGCACCACCGTCGCCCGGCTGGCCCATGAGCTGCGCGACCGCGGCGACCTCACGATCGTCACCAACGGCCTTTCCACGCTCGTCGAGCTGGCGGACGCGGAGGTGGAGGTGGTGGTGCTCGGCGGCCGGCTGCGGCGCCCCAACGAGTCGCTGCTGGGCACCCGGACGGATCAGGCGCTGCGCCGGCTCACCCCGGACATCGCCTTCCTCGGCGTCGACGGTCTCGATCCCCGCCGCGGCATCAACTGCCCCGATCCCGAACAGGCCGCGCTGAAAGAGACGATGGCCGAGTGCGCCCGCGCCGCCTGGGTGCTCGCCGACCACTCCAAGCTCGGCGGGGGAGGGAGCGGGGGAGCGGGCTTCCCCTACTGGGCGGCGATGCCGGGCGGTACGGGCCTGATCTCCGGGGCCGGGGAGCGGGAGCTGGCCGCCTTCAGGGACGAGGGATGGCCGGTGTGCGCCGCCGTGGACGGGGGTCCGGCGCCCGCCGGGAGCGCCCGGCCGCACACCTCTTGACAGTCCGTTCGGCCAGTCGCCACCCTGAATTGCGTGAATCGCGCAATCAATAATGCGCGATCCGGTCACTTCAGGGTGCGCAGACGACCCCGGAGCCGACAGGAGGAGACCTCGTGGCCCAGGTGCTCGTCATCGCGGACGACCTCACCGGCAGCAATGCCACCGGCGCGCTCTATGCGCGCCTGGGCCTGCGGGCGGTCACCGTCGGCGCCCTCGCCCAAGTGGCGCGCTACGCCGACCGGGTGGACGTCCTCGTCGTCAACACCGCATCGCGGCACCTGCCCCCGGACCGCGCCGCCGCGGCCGTCCGGGCCGCCGCCGGGACGGCGGACGCGGCACCCCTGATCGTCAAGCGCGTCGACACCACGCTGCGGGGCAACCCCGGCAGCGAACTCGACGCGCTGGTGGACGTCCTCGCCGCCCGTGAGCCCGCGGCCAGGATCCGGACGCTGGCCGTACCCGCCTTCCCCGACGCGGGCCGGACCACGGTCGGCGGACTGCATCTGGTCGACGGCGTCCCGTTGACCCGTACGGCCGTGGCCCGCGACCCGTTCGATCCCGTCCGGCACTCCCGGGTCGCGGACGTGCTCGGCGCGCAGAGCAGGCGCAGCACGGGCGAACTCGCCCTGGACGTGGTGGAGCGGGGTCCCGACGCGGTCGCCGCGGCGCTGCGGGAGAGCCCGGCCGAGACCGTGGTCTGCGACGCCACCGAGAACGCACATCTGCACACGGTCGCGAGGGCCGCCGCCCGCCTCGCCGTCGAGGACCGGATCCGCTGGGTGGCGCTGGACTCCGGCCCGTTCGGCGCCGCCCTCGCCGGGGAGCTGGGCCTGCGGCCCGCAGGCGGCCCGCCCGCCCGCATCCTGGCGGTCGTCGGCAGTGTCACCGACCGCACCCGCACCCAGCTCACCCGCACGGAAGCCGCGCTCGACGCCCGCTGGGCCGACCTGGACCCCGCCGCCCCGGACCCCGGCGCCGTACTGGCCCGGTTGCGCGCGGCGGCAGCGGAGGGCGCCACGGTGCTCGGCGTCCGGGTGGCCCCCGTCCCGTCGGCCACCGCCACCGGATCCGCCGCCAAGGCCGCTGCCGAATCCGCCCCGCGCGCCGCCGCCCGCATCCTGCGCGCCCTCGCCGAGATCGCCCGTCGCGCGGTCACCGAGCTGTGCCCCGGCGGCCTGTACGCCTCGGGCGGCGATGTCGCCGCCGCGGTCACCTCGGCGCTCGGCGCCGACGGCTTCGCCATCGAGACCGAGGTGCTGCCGCTCGCCATCGCGGGGCGTCTGGTGGGCGGCCCGCACGACGGTCTGCTCTTCGCCACGAAGGGCGGCCTGATCGGCGGCCCCGACGCTGCCCGCGACTGCCTGGAACACCTGCGCGCGGCCTGCACCCGGCACACCCTCGGCCCCACCCTGAGCACGACCTGATCACCCACCCCGAAAGGCGCTCCCATGCCCCAGCCTCAGCAGGCGACCGATGACCGGACCGCCGCTACCGGCCGTCCCGTCCCCGACGGCCCGCTGCCCCTCCTCGCGGTCACACTCGGCGATCCCGTCGGGATCGGCCCCGAGATCACCGCCCGCACCCTCGCCGACCCGGCGACCTGCGTGCTCGGCCGTGGACTGGCCGTCGGCGACGCCGCCGTCCTGCGCCGCGCCGTCGCCGTCTGCGGACTGGACGTCGAGGTCAACGCGGTCGGCGCCCCCGGTGAGGCACGCTTCGAGCCCGGCACCATCGATGTGCTCGACCTCGGGATCGCCCCCGGCGATCTCCCCTGGGGCACGGTCGACGCGGTGGCGGGCCGTTCCGCCGTGGCCGCGATCGAGGCCGCCACCAGCGCCGCGCTGGCCGGCGAGGTCGACGGCATCGTCACCGCACCGATCAACAAGGAGGCGATCTGGGCCGCCGGTTCGCAGCACCTCGGCCACACCGAAATGCTCGGCGAACTCACCGGCGCCGCACACTTCGACACCATGTTCGTGGTCCGCGGCCTCAAGATCTTCTTCACCACCCGCCATGTCTCGCTGCGCAAGGCGCTCGACCAGATCACCGAGGAGCGGGTCGCCGCGAGCATCCGTCACGCCGTCACCGCACTGCGTGTCTTCGGCCATGACGACCCGCGGCTGGCCGTGGCCGCGATCAACCCGCACGGCGGCGAGGGCGGCCACTTCGGCGACGAGGAGATCACCGTCCTGCGCCCGGCGGTGGCGAAGGCGGCCGCCGAGGGGCTGGGCGCCGTGGGCCCGATCCCCGCTGACTCGGTCTTCCACCAGGGCCTCGAAGGCCGCTTCGACGGAGTGCTGTCCCACTTCCACGACCAGGGCCATATCCCCGCCAAGACCGTCGACTTCGACGGCACCGTGTCCGTCACCGTGGGCCTGCCGGTCCTGCGCACCTCCGTCGACCACGGCACCGCGTTCGACATCGCCGGGAGCGGCCGCGCTTCGCACGGCACGATGGCCGCCGCCTTCCGTGCCGCCGCCGGCTTCAGCCGCTTCACCGACCGGATCCGCGCCGCCTACGGAACGGCGGTCGCCCAGTGACGGACACCGGCCCGCAGCCGATCCCGCAGTCGCCGCCCGCGGCACGCGCGACACCCGCGCCGCCCGCCAAGCGCTGGGCCTATGTCATCCCGGTTGCCGCCATCATGTACATGCTGGCGTACCTCGACCGGAACAACGTCTCCGTCATCCTCCCCTACATGCACGGCGATCTACGGCTGTCCAACGCCGACAAGGGTCTGGTCGGCGGCGTCTTCTTCCTCGGCTATGTCTTCCTGCAGATCCCGGCCGCGATCCTCGCCCAGCGCTGGAGCGCCCGGAAGACCGTCCTGCTCCTCATGGTGGCGTGGGGGGCGGCCGCGTCGCTCTCCGGCCTCGTCCGGACCACGTCGCAGTTCTACGTGGCCCGTTTCGTGCTGGGCCTCTTCGAGGGCGGCGTCTGGCCCGCCGTACTCATCCTGCTCGCCTCGTGGTTCCCGCTGCGGGAGCGGGCCCGGGCCAACGCCCTGTGGATGGCCTGCCTGCCGCTGTCCTCGGTGCTGATGGCGCCGTTGTCGGGGTGGATGCTCGACCAGGGCAGCTGGCGCTGGGTGCTGGTGCTGCAGGGCGTCCCGCCCCTGGTGTGGGCGGTGGTCTGGTGGTTCGCGGTCGCGGACCGGCCGGCCCGGGCCCGGTGGATCTCCCGCGCCGAGGCCGACCACGTGGAGCGTGCGATCGCCGCCGACGAAGCCGCCAAACCGCCGGCGGGCGGCGGCTCGTACCTCGACGCGGTCAAACAGAAGCCGGTGCTCGTCCTCATCGGCGTCTACTTCTTCTGGATCACCGGCTTCTACGGCTTC
This portion of the Streptomyces sp. 2114.4 genome encodes:
- a CDS encoding SHOCT domain-containing protein, producing MDYPLLNAFWTMCLIFLWVLWLILLFRIIGDIFRSQDLGNWGKTGWLVLVIVLPFLGVFIYVIARGHGMSEREVAQAERQQKQLRAYLRDTAATGDEAGGHADALAKLADLKNHGDITEEEFQKAKAKILA
- a CDS encoding DeoR/GlpR family DNA-binding transcription regulator is translated as MSSGERSATRHRRERMVELLGAGDISVHDLAAEFDVSLSTVRRDLATLAALGRITRTYGGAVDHRAVERSWHDKEGEQRGEKDAIARTAAALVRPGDVVLLDAGTTVARLAHELRDRGDLTIVTNGLSTLVELADAEVEVVVLGGRLRRPNESLLGTRTDQALRRLTPDIAFLGVDGLDPRRGINCPDPEQAALKETMAECARAAWVLADHSKLGGGGSGGAGFPYWAAMPGGTGLISGAGERELAAFRDEGWPVCAAVDGGPAPAGSARPHTS
- a CDS encoding four-carbon acid sugar kinase family protein, coding for MAQVLVIADDLTGSNATGALYARLGLRAVTVGALAQVARYADRVDVLVVNTASRHLPPDRAAAAVRAAAGTADAAPLIVKRVDTTLRGNPGSELDALVDVLAAREPAARIRTLAVPAFPDAGRTTVGGLHLVDGVPLTRTAVARDPFDPVRHSRVADVLGAQSRRSTGELALDVVERGPDAVAAALRESPAETVVCDATENAHLHTVARAAARLAVEDRIRWVALDSGPFGAALAGELGLRPAGGPPARILAVVGSVTDRTRTQLTRTEAALDARWADLDPAAPDPGAVLARLRAAAAEGATVLGVRVAPVPSATATGSAAKAAAESAPRAAARILRALAEIARRAVTELCPGGLYASGGDVAAAVTSALGADGFAIETEVLPLAIAGRLVGGPHDGLLFATKGGLIGGPDAARDCLEHLRAACTRHTLGPTLSTT
- the pdxA gene encoding 4-hydroxythreonine-4-phosphate dehydrogenase PdxA, producing MPQPQQATDDRTAATGRPVPDGPLPLLAVTLGDPVGIGPEITARTLADPATCVLGRGLAVGDAAVLRRAVAVCGLDVEVNAVGAPGEARFEPGTIDVLDLGIAPGDLPWGTVDAVAGRSAVAAIEAATSAALAGEVDGIVTAPINKEAIWAAGSQHLGHTEMLGELTGAAHFDTMFVVRGLKIFFTTRHVSLRKALDQITEERVAASIRHAVTALRVFGHDDPRLAVAAINPHGGEGGHFGDEEITVLRPAVAKAAAEGLGAVGPIPADSVFHQGLEGRFDGVLSHFHDQGHIPAKTVDFDGTVSVTVGLPVLRTSVDHGTAFDIAGSGRASHGTMAAAFRAAAGFSRFTDRIRAAYGTAVAQ
- a CDS encoding MFS transporter codes for the protein MTDTGPQPIPQSPPAARATPAPPAKRWAYVIPVAAIMYMLAYLDRNNVSVILPYMHGDLRLSNADKGLVGGVFFLGYVFLQIPAAILAQRWSARKTVLLLMVAWGAAASLSGLVRTTSQFYVARFVLGLFEGGVWPAVLILLASWFPLRERARANALWMACLPLSSVLMAPLSGWMLDQGSWRWVLVLQGVPPLVWAVVWWFAVADRPARARWISRAEADHVERAIAADEAAKPPAGGGSYLDAVKQKPVLVLIGVYFFWITGFYGFNLWLPAVIKELTHDGSSTEVGLLTAIPFTVALAVMIANAAWSDRTGRRRQAVAVPLLVGIAALLLGQTVDGALPRMLLLCVTAAALYAPYGPFWAIPGELLRFEVVAVAMGLINALGNLGGFAGPYLVGWLTDATGSSVTGFAVLSAFLAAAVALVTLGLRPAVRPVGKPAREAPEGA